One segment of Niabella beijingensis DNA contains the following:
- a CDS encoding DEAD/DEAH box helicase, protein MVTFESLGIEEGLLQSLEKIGFKTPTPIQEQAIPVLLQGTKDFIGLAQTGTGKTAAFGLPLLQLIDRSFPSPQALIICPTRELCLQIANDLQAFRQKNANIGVTAVYGGTAISQQIREIKRGTHVVVATPGRLIDLIERKAINLEDIHYVVLDEADEMLNMGFKDDIEFILKETPNRQSTWLFSATMPKEIRQVSKRYMENPFEITVGKANSANTNIAHQYYQTQHINRYETLKRIIDFNPGMYGIVFTRTKADAQQITEQLIREGYDIEALHGDLTQAQRDKVMARFREKSLELLIATDVAARGIDVQGITHVINYELPDDTEVYTHRSGRTGRAGLSGISISIVTPKEVYRLRQIEKLINTKFNKIDIPSGKDVCRKQFFHFIDKMLKADISHGEYEAYVPVLEEKFENISKEEVLQRVAALEFDRFLKYYENSADLNLRNDRGGDDRRGARGQERGGRYNSGSGQYQRLFVNLGTKDGFYKASFLQFILDMSRLSKDNLGRIDMKEMNSWVEVDAASARIMIKALDGKNYRGRRIRMNDAESGGGRRKG, encoded by the coding sequence GTGGTTACATTTGAATCGTTGGGGATTGAAGAGGGTCTGCTTCAATCATTAGAAAAGATCGGGTTTAAAACACCAACCCCGATCCAGGAACAGGCAATACCCGTTCTGTTGCAGGGAACAAAAGATTTTATCGGGCTTGCACAAACAGGCACAGGTAAAACTGCGGCATTCGGTCTGCCCCTGTTACAACTGATCGACCGGTCTTTTCCTTCTCCGCAGGCATTGATCATTTGCCCTACACGGGAATTGTGTCTTCAAATAGCCAATGATCTGCAGGCCTTCCGTCAAAAGAATGCGAACATCGGGGTTACCGCTGTATACGGTGGTACCGCCATCAGCCAGCAGATCCGCGAAATCAAAAGAGGAACACATGTTGTAGTGGCAACACCCGGTCGTCTGATTGATTTAATCGAGCGCAAGGCCATCAACCTGGAAGATATTCATTATGTGGTGCTTGATGAAGCGGATGAAATGCTGAATATGGGTTTTAAGGATGATATTGAATTCATCTTAAAAGAAACCCCCAACCGGCAGAGCACCTGGTTGTTCAGCGCCACGATGCCCAAAGAGATCCGCCAGGTGAGTAAGCGGTATATGGAGAACCCCTTTGAAATTACAGTGGGGAAAGCGAATTCCGCCAACACCAATATTGCACATCAGTATTACCAGACACAGCATATCAACCGTTACGAAACATTAAAGCGTATTATTGATTTCAACCCGGGTATGTATGGTATCGTATTTACACGAACCAAAGCGGATGCCCAGCAGATCACCGAACAACTGATCCGTGAGGGATATGATATTGAGGCACTGCATGGCGATCTTACGCAGGCACAAAGAGATAAGGTAATGGCCCGTTTCCGCGAAAAATCGCTGGAACTGCTGATCGCTACGGATGTGGCAGCGCGTGGAATTGATGTGCAGGGGATCACCCATGTGATCAACTACGAACTTCCGGATGATACAGAAGTATATACTCACCGGAGCGGGCGGACGGGTCGCGCAGGTCTTAGTGGTATCTCCATTTCCATCGTAACACCGAAAGAAGTATACCGGTTGAGGCAGATTGAAAAACTGATCAATACAAAATTTAATAAGATCGATATCCCCTCCGGTAAGGATGTATGCCGCAAGCAATTTTTTCATTTTATCGATAAGATGCTGAAAGCAGATATCAGTCACGGAGAATATGAAGCCTATGTGCCGGTGCTGGAAGAAAAATTTGAGAACATCAGCAAGGAAGAAGTATTGCAACGCGTGGCAGCCCTTGAGTTTGACCGGTTCTTAAAGTATTACGAAAACTCTGCAGACCTGAACCTCCGGAACGACCGGGGCGGCGACGATCGCAGGGGTGCCCGCGGCCAGGAGCGCGGCGGCCGTTACAATTCCGGCAGCGGACAGTACCAGCGCCTGTTTGTGAACCTGGGTACCAAAGACGGTTTTTATAAGGCGAGTTTCCTGCAATTCATCCTGGATATGAGCCGTCTGAGTAAGGACAACCTGGGCCGTATCGATATGAAAGAGATGAACAGCTGGGTAGAAGTGGATGCAGCTTCCGCCCGAATCATGATAAAAGCACTGGACGGTAAGAATTACCGGGGCAGAAGGATCCGTATGAATGACGCGGAAAGCGGCGGCGGACGGAGAAAAGGATAG